From the Anas platyrhynchos isolate ZD024472 breed Pekin duck chromosome 27, IASCAAS_PekinDuck_T2T, whole genome shotgun sequence genome, one window contains:
- the ARMC12 gene encoding armadillo repeat-containing protein 12 isoform X1, translated as MAACWGTWTGRHVLSVATGAGAIYLLYKTVADGLSSAPDSTECYRLESPDQREGLPVEEVLNRKVCEELLEMLRVQQDGRSRSAILRSIARCIHLMDTEKPTCSPEHIELVASCLDDHNRDTKIQALNTLRAFVTRSLFTDKIRDYYPKILDMVTCSRDVGVHLAALQLLNALPVPPNMEPLLRRTVPNLLGFLQLDNHNIQLQVLRLLVTLSRMEELLPDILNCQVRPEILSLLNNSQPEKLLSELLLLLEVLHEGCSQPRRPSKSPKSDSCSLYEVLFGENSDLADRLMVMFVHPDLTVQVQACKLVMKLQLHRLDGEVAAALSRHRAGSIALNHVLPSVKSAS; from the exons ATGGCGGCGTGCTGGGGGACATGGACGGGGCGCCACGTCCTGAGCGTGGCCACGGGCGCGGGGGCCATTTACCTCCTCTACAAAACCGTGGCGGACGGGCTGAGCAGCGCGCCCGACAGCACCGAGTGCTACCGGCTGGAAAGCCCGGACCAGCGGGAGG GGCTGCCCGTGGAGGAGGTTCTGAACAGGAAAGTCTGCgaggagctgctggaaatgCTGAGGGTGCAGCAGGACGGCCGGTCCCGCAGCGCCATCCTGCGCAGCATCGCCCGCTGCATCCACCTGATGGACACGGAG AAGCCCACCTGCAGCCCGGAGCACATCGAGCTGGTGGCCTCCTGCCTGGACGACCACAACCGGGACACCAAGATCCAGGCGCTGAACACCCTCAGGGCTTTTGTCACCCGGTCCCTGTTCACTGACAAAATCCGG GATTATTACCCCAAGATCCTGGATATGGTCACCTGCTCCCGGGACGTGGGGGTGCATCTGGCGGCGCTGCAGCTGCTCAATGCGCTGCCCGTGCCCCCCAACATGGAGCCGCTGCTGCGCCGCACGGTGCCAAACCTGCTGGGCTTCCTGCAGCTGGACAACCACAACATCCAG ctgcaggtcctcaggctgctggtcacgctgtccCGCATGGAAGAGCTCCTGCCCGACATCCTCAACTGCCAG GTTCGGCCCGAAATCCTGAGCCTCTTGAACAACTCGCAGCCGGAGAAGCTGCTctcggagctgctgctgctgctggaggtgctgcacGAGGGCTGCTCGCAGCCCCGCCGCCCGAGCAAGAGCCCCAAGAGCGACAGCTGCTCCCTCTACGAGGTCCTTTTCGGCGAGAACTCCGACCTGGCCGACCGCCTCATGGTCATGTTCGTCCACCCCGACCTGACGGTGCAGGTCCAGGCGTGCAAACTCGTCATGAAGCTGCAGTTGCACAGGCTGGATGGGGAGGTGGCCGCTGCCCTGAGcaggcacagggcaggcagcatTGCCCTGAATCACGTCTTGCCCTCCGTCAAATCCGCTTCCTAG
- the CLPS gene encoding colipase, protein MASTLQIGLLLSLALLAPALAASLERGLIFNLDTGELCLQSAQCKSGCCQRDSGLSLARCVPKAAELQDCSPKSLYGVYYKCPCESGLTCDADRSIVGSITNSDFGICRDKNDVAR, encoded by the exons ATGGCGAGCACGCTGCAAATcggcctcctcctctccctggcGCTCCTGGCCCCAGCCCTGGCCGCGTCGCTTGAGCGAGGGCTCATCTTTAATTTG GACACCGGGGAGCTGTGCCTGCAGAGTGCCCAGTGCAAGAGCGGCTGCTGCCAGCGCGACAGCGGGCTGAGCCTGGCACGGTGCGTGCCCAAGGCGGCCGAGCTCCAGGATTGCTCCCCGAAG AGCCTCTATGGGGTCTACTACAAGTGTCCCTGCGAGAGCGGCTTGACCTGCGACGCCGACAGGAGCATCGTGGGCTCCATCACCAACAGCGACTTCGGCATCTGCAGGGACAAGAACGACGTGGCGCGGTGA
- the ARMC12 gene encoding armadillo repeat-containing protein 12 isoform X2: MLRVQQDGRSRSAILRSIARCIHLMDTEKPTCSPEHIELVASCLDDHNRDTKIQALNTLRAFVTRSLFTDKIRDYYPKILDMVTCSRDVGVHLAALQLLNALPVPPNMEPLLRRTVPNLLGFLQLDNHNIQLQVLRLLVTLSRMEELLPDILNCQVRPEILSLLNNSQPEKLLSELLLLLEVLHEGCSQPRRPSKSPKSDSCSLYEVLFGENSDLADRLMVMFVHPDLTVQVQACKLVMKLQLHRLDGEVAAALSRHRAGSIALNHVLPSVKSAS; this comes from the exons atgCTGAGGGTGCAGCAGGACGGCCGGTCCCGCAGCGCCATCCTGCGCAGCATCGCCCGCTGCATCCACCTGATGGACACGGAG AAGCCCACCTGCAGCCCGGAGCACATCGAGCTGGTGGCCTCCTGCCTGGACGACCACAACCGGGACACCAAGATCCAGGCGCTGAACACCCTCAGGGCTTTTGTCACCCGGTCCCTGTTCACTGACAAAATCCGG GATTATTACCCCAAGATCCTGGATATGGTCACCTGCTCCCGGGACGTGGGGGTGCATCTGGCGGCGCTGCAGCTGCTCAATGCGCTGCCCGTGCCCCCCAACATGGAGCCGCTGCTGCGCCGCACGGTGCCAAACCTGCTGGGCTTCCTGCAGCTGGACAACCACAACATCCAG ctgcaggtcctcaggctgctggtcacgctgtccCGCATGGAAGAGCTCCTGCCCGACATCCTCAACTGCCAG GTTCGGCCCGAAATCCTGAGCCTCTTGAACAACTCGCAGCCGGAGAAGCTGCTctcggagctgctgctgctgctggaggtgctgcacGAGGGCTGCTCGCAGCCCCGCCGCCCGAGCAAGAGCCCCAAGAGCGACAGCTGCTCCCTCTACGAGGTCCTTTTCGGCGAGAACTCCGACCTGGCCGACCGCCTCATGGTCATGTTCGTCCACCCCGACCTGACGGTGCAGGTCCAGGCGTGCAAACTCGTCATGAAGCTGCAGTTGCACAGGCTGGATGGGGAGGTGGCCGCTGCCCTGAGcaggcacagggcaggcagcatTGCCCTGAATCACGTCTTGCCCTCCGTCAAATCCGCTTCCTAG